Proteins encoded by one window of Ramlibacter tataouinensis:
- the guaA gene encoding glutamine-hydrolyzing GMP synthase — MQHDKILILDFGSQVTQLIARRVREAHVFSEVHPCDVSDNWVRRYAADGRLKGVILSGSHASVYEESTDKAPQAVFELGVPVLGICYGMQTMAHQLGGKVEGGHKREFGPAAVRARGHTELLKGIADFSTPEGHGMLNVWMSHGDKVAEMPPGFKLMASTDSCPIAGMADEARRFYAVQFHPEVTHTVQGRAILERFVLGICGARPDWVMRDHIAEAVEQIRRQVGDEEVILGLSGGVDSSVAAALIHRAIGDQLTCVFVDHGLLRLNEGDMVMDMFAGKLHAKVVRVDAGELFLGQLAGVSEPEAKRKIIGGLFVDVFKAEAEKIKQADARHVAWLAQGTIYPDVIESGGAKSKKAVTIKSHHNVGGLPEQLGLKLLEPLRDLFKDEVRELGVALGLPPEMVYRHPFPGPGLGVRILGEVKKDYADLLRRADAIFIEELRNTRDEQTGKSWYDLTSQAFTVFLPVKSVGVMGDYRTYEYVVALRAVQTSDFMTADWAELPHALLKKVSSRIINEVRGINRVTYDVSSKPPATIEWE; from the coding sequence ATGCAACACGACAAGATTCTGATCCTGGATTTCGGCTCCCAGGTCACGCAGCTGATCGCCCGGCGCGTGCGCGAGGCGCACGTGTTCAGCGAAGTGCACCCCTGCGACGTCAGCGACAACTGGGTGCGCCGGTACGCGGCCGACGGCCGCCTGAAGGGCGTGATCCTCTCGGGCAGCCACGCCAGCGTGTACGAGGAAAGCACCGACAAGGCGCCGCAGGCGGTGTTCGAGCTGGGCGTGCCGGTGCTGGGCATCTGCTACGGCATGCAGACCATGGCGCACCAGCTGGGCGGCAAGGTCGAGGGCGGCCACAAGCGCGAGTTCGGCCCGGCCGCGGTGCGCGCCCGTGGCCACACCGAGCTGCTGAAGGGCATCGCCGACTTCAGCACGCCCGAAGGCCACGGCATGCTCAACGTCTGGATGTCGCACGGCGACAAGGTGGCCGAGATGCCGCCCGGCTTCAAGCTGATGGCCTCCACCGACAGCTGCCCGATCGCCGGCATGGCCGACGAGGCGCGCCGGTTCTACGCCGTGCAGTTCCACCCCGAGGTCACGCACACGGTGCAGGGCCGCGCCATCCTCGAGCGCTTCGTGCTGGGCATCTGCGGCGCCAGGCCCGACTGGGTGATGCGCGACCACATCGCCGAAGCGGTGGAGCAGATCCGCCGCCAGGTCGGCGACGAGGAGGTGATCCTGGGCCTGTCGGGCGGCGTCGATTCCTCGGTGGCGGCCGCGCTGATCCACCGCGCCATCGGCGACCAGCTCACCTGCGTGTTCGTCGACCACGGCCTGCTGCGCCTGAACGAGGGCGACATGGTGATGGACATGTTCGCCGGCAAGCTGCACGCCAAGGTGGTGCGGGTCGATGCCGGCGAGCTGTTCCTGGGCCAGCTGGCCGGGGTGAGCGAACCCGAGGCCAAGCGCAAGATCATCGGCGGCCTGTTCGTCGACGTGTTCAAGGCCGAGGCCGAGAAGATCAAGCAGGCCGACGCCCGCCACGTCGCCTGGCTGGCGCAGGGCACGATCTACCCGGACGTGATCGAGTCCGGCGGCGCCAAGAGCAAGAAGGCGGTCACGATCAAGAGCCACCACAACGTGGGCGGGCTGCCGGAGCAGCTCGGCCTGAAGCTGCTGGAGCCGCTGCGCGACCTGTTCAAGGACGAAGTGCGCGAGCTGGGCGTGGCGCTGGGCCTGCCGCCCGAGATGGTGTACCGCCATCCGTTCCCCGGGCCGGGTCTGGGGGTGCGCATCCTGGGCGAGGTGAAGAAGGACTACGCCGACCTGCTGCGCCGGGCCGATGCCATCTTCATCGAGGAGTTGCGCAACACGCGCGACGAGCAGACCGGCAAGAGCTGGTACGACCTGACCAGCCAGGCCTTCACCGTGTTCCTGCCGGTCAAGAGCGTGGGCGTGATGGGCGACTACCGCACCTACGAGTACGTGGTGGCGCTGCGCGCGGTGCAGACCAGCGACTTCATGACGGCCGACTGGGCCGAGCTGCCGCACGCACTGCTCAAGAAGGTGTCCAGCCGCATCATCAACGAGGTGCGCGGCATCAACCGCGTCACCTACGACGTCTCCAGCAAGCCGCCGGCGACGATCGAGTGGGAGTAG
- a CDS encoding DUF4124 domain-containing protein — protein MTALRALALACICIVPLAASAQWQWVDKDGRRVFSDKAPPPEVPEKSILRRPGVKATAPAPAEEPAAAASAPAKAVAANQPRVSGKDKALEDKKKQAEAAEAEKKKAQQAEVAKAREDNCARARQGKATFDSGMRIARVNAKGEREILDDNQRAAEVKRLEEVIARDCKTG, from the coding sequence ATGACCGCCCTTCGTGCCCTCGCCCTCGCCTGCATCTGCATCGTGCCCCTGGCTGCATCGGCGCAATGGCAATGGGTGGACAAGGACGGCCGGCGCGTGTTCAGCGACAAGGCGCCGCCGCCCGAGGTGCCGGAAAAGAGCATCCTGCGCCGCCCCGGCGTGAAGGCGACGGCGCCCGCGCCCGCCGAGGAGCCCGCCGCGGCAGCCTCCGCGCCGGCCAAGGCGGTGGCGGCGAACCAGCCCCGGGTCAGCGGCAAGGACAAGGCGCTGGAGGACAAGAAGAAGCAGGCCGAAGCCGCCGAAGCCGAGAAGAAGAAGGCGCAGCAAGCCGAAGTCGCCAAGGCGCGCGAGGACAACTGTGCCCGCGCCAGGCAGGGCAAGGCGACCTTCGACTCCGGCATGCGCATCGCGCGCGTCAATGCCAAGGGCGAGCGCGAGATCCTGGACGACAACCAGCGCGCCGCCGAGGTCAAGCGCCTGGAGGAAGTGATTGCACGGGACTGCAAGACGGGCTGA
- a CDS encoding enoyl-CoA hydratase/isomerase family protein, with amino-acid sequence METTGMSEVRTEVAGKAGRITLDRPRALNALSLAMIRELKATLRAWRDDPRVEVVAIRGMGKEGPFGAFCAGGDIRFFHAAALAGNPELEDFFTEEYTLNHLVQHYPKPYVSFMDGIVMGGGMGISQGARCRIVTERTKMAMPETGIGLFPDVGGGHFLSRCPGRIGEYLALTGEVIGAADAVDAGLADLAMPSSELPALWERLAGEGAAAVPAPQRAEGSKLADRRPDIDRVFALGSVREIVAALEADGSDWARHTAGVLLRKRSPLMLHVTLEQVRRARGMSLADELRMERDLVRHCFHLRPGASETVEGVRALAIDKDHAPRWSPARIEDVTAEMVEPFFRSPWPVHAHPLRGLA; translated from the coding sequence ATGGAAACAACGGGCATGAGCGAAGTAAGGACCGAAGTGGCCGGCAAGGCCGGCCGCATCACCCTGGACCGGCCGAGGGCGCTGAACGCGCTGTCGCTGGCCATGATCCGCGAGCTGAAGGCCACGCTGCGGGCCTGGCGGGACGACCCGCGGGTGGAAGTCGTGGCCATTCGCGGCATGGGCAAGGAAGGCCCGTTCGGCGCCTTCTGCGCGGGCGGCGACATCCGCTTCTTCCATGCGGCGGCGCTGGCGGGCAACCCGGAGCTGGAGGACTTCTTCACCGAGGAATACACCCTCAACCACCTGGTGCAGCACTACCCGAAGCCCTACGTCTCGTTCATGGACGGCATCGTGATGGGCGGCGGCATGGGCATCTCCCAGGGGGCCCGCTGCCGCATCGTGACCGAGCGCACGAAGATGGCCATGCCGGAGACGGGCATCGGCCTGTTCCCGGACGTGGGCGGCGGCCACTTCCTCTCGCGCTGCCCCGGGCGGATCGGCGAGTACCTGGCGCTGACCGGCGAGGTGATCGGCGCCGCGGATGCGGTGGACGCCGGCCTGGCCGACCTCGCCATGCCCTCGTCCGAGCTGCCGGCGCTGTGGGAGCGGCTGGCCGGCGAAGGCGCCGCGGCCGTGCCGGCGCCGCAGCGGGCCGAAGGTTCGAAGCTGGCGGACCGCCGGCCCGACATCGACCGCGTGTTCGCGCTGGGCAGCGTGCGCGAGATCGTCGCGGCGCTGGAGGCGGACGGCTCCGACTGGGCGCGGCACACGGCAGGCGTGCTGCTGCGCAAGCGCTCGCCGCTGATGCTGCACGTGACGCTGGAGCAGGTGCGGCGGGCCCGCGGCATGAGCCTGGCCGACGAACTGCGCATGGAGCGCGACCTGGTGCGCCACTGCTTCCACCTGCGCCCCGGCGCCAGCGAGACGGTCGAGGGCGTGCGCGCCCTGGCGATCGACAAGGACCATGCGCCCCGCTGGAGCCCGGCGCGGATCGAGGACGTCACGGCGGAGATGGTGGAGCCGTTCTTTCGCAGCCCCTGGCCGGTGCACGCGCACCCGCTGCGCGGACTGGCGTAG
- a CDS encoding type II toxin-antitoxin system Phd/YefM family antitoxin, which yields MQTVPIHQAKSQLSELIRAVEQGEEVVLTRHGKRVIRLIREPETEQPSVEARRQAIRAELDALRAKVGAARPGFDELWEEHKRERDARGAAWVNEPKTPDAGR from the coding sequence GTGCAGACGGTCCCCATCCATCAGGCCAAGAGCCAGCTTTCCGAACTCATCCGCGCCGTGGAACAGGGCGAGGAGGTGGTACTCACCCGCCATGGCAAGCGGGTGATCCGGCTGATTCGGGAGCCGGAGACGGAGCAGCCCAGCGTCGAGGCGCGCCGGCAAGCCATCCGGGCCGAGCTGGACGCGCTGCGCGCCAAGGTCGGCGCCGCCCGCCCCGGCTTCGACGAACTGTGGGAGGAGCACAAGCGCGAACGCGACGCCCGAGGCGCCGCCTGGGTGAACGAACCCAAGACTCCCGATGCTGGTCGTTGA
- a CDS encoding anti-sigma factor family protein — protein MKQDSAPIDEARLHALVDGRLSAAGREHVQALLAADPDAARTAQAWQAQRHALRALHAEVLQEPVPPALAEAARHIGHEGRRLDRWQRWGGTAASVALAFVVGWLAHMQWGGSPGELLARGSRPLNDFGRQAVAAHVVYSPEVRHPVEVPAAQQEHLVQWLSKRLGRSLKVPDLSAQGYELVGGRLLPGEQGARAQFMYQNARAERITLYVGAIDAGKAGRAAAGETAFRFTHEDGAASFYWVAQGFGYALAGRMDKGQLLPLAESVYRQL, from the coding sequence ATGAAACAGGACTCCGCGCCGATCGACGAAGCCAGGCTGCACGCGCTGGTCGACGGGCGCCTTTCCGCCGCCGGGCGCGAGCACGTGCAGGCGCTGCTGGCGGCCGACCCTGATGCGGCCCGCACGGCCCAGGCCTGGCAGGCGCAACGCCACGCGCTGCGGGCGCTGCATGCCGAGGTGCTGCAGGAGCCGGTGCCGCCCGCGCTGGCGGAAGCTGCGCGCCACATCGGCCACGAAGGCCGGCGCCTCGACCGCTGGCAGCGCTGGGGCGGCACGGCCGCTTCGGTGGCGCTGGCGTTCGTCGTCGGCTGGCTGGCCCACATGCAGTGGGGCGGCAGCCCCGGCGAGCTGCTTGCCCGCGGCTCGCGGCCGCTCAACGACTTCGGGCGGCAGGCGGTGGCGGCCCACGTGGTCTATTCGCCGGAGGTGCGCCACCCGGTGGAGGTGCCCGCCGCGCAGCAGGAACACCTGGTGCAGTGGCTGTCCAAGCGGCTGGGGCGGAGCCTGAAGGTGCCCGACCTGTCGGCGCAAGGCTACGAACTGGTGGGCGGCCGGCTGCTGCCGGGCGAACAGGGGGCACGGGCGCAGTTCATGTACCAGAACGCCCGGGCCGAGCGCATCACGCTGTATGTCGGCGCCATCGATGCCGGCAAGGCCGGCCGCGCCGCCGCCGGCGAAACCGCCTTCCGCTTCACCCACGAAGACGGCGCCGCCAGCTTCTACTGGGTCGCCCAGGGCTTCGGCTACGCCCTGGCCGGCCGGATGGACAAGGGGCAGCTGCTGCCGCTGGCGGAGAGCGTGTACCGGCAGCTGTGA
- a CDS encoding sigma-70 family RNA polymerase sigma factor, protein MQAGELEAQIPQLRRYARALTGDAWAADDLVQDTLERACDRWQLWKAGSDLRAWLFTLMHNLFIDGARRALRQAGQRVDIDDVAPELAVPAAATDQVLDLQRCLLRLPEEQREVLLLVALQDLSYEEVARVTGTPIGTVMSRLSRARSRLRELMEGAAAPASPAVLPFKRPK, encoded by the coding sequence ATGCAGGCCGGCGAGCTCGAGGCGCAGATCCCGCAGCTGCGGCGCTACGCGCGCGCGCTGACCGGTGACGCCTGGGCCGCCGACGACCTGGTGCAGGACACGCTGGAGCGCGCCTGCGACCGCTGGCAGCTCTGGAAGGCCGGCAGCGACCTGCGCGCCTGGCTGTTCACGCTGATGCACAACCTGTTCATCGACGGAGCCCGGCGGGCGCTGCGGCAGGCCGGCCAGCGGGTGGACATCGACGACGTGGCGCCCGAGCTGGCGGTGCCGGCCGCCGCCACCGACCAGGTGCTGGACCTGCAGCGCTGCCTGCTGCGGCTGCCGGAGGAACAAAGGGAGGTGCTGCTGCTGGTCGCCCTGCAGGACCTCAGTTACGAAGAGGTGGCGCGCGTCACCGGCACGCCGATCGGCACCGTGATGTCGCGCCTGTCGCGTGCGCGCAGCCGGCTGCGCGAGTTGATGGAAGGCGCCGCCGCACCGGCCTCGCCCGCCGTGCTGCCATTCAAGCGCCCGAAATGA
- a CDS encoding RnfH family protein — protein sequence MADAALRVTVLHSPGPREVREQALRLPAGATVADALRACGLAPGEGEAVGVWGRKAGADQPLRDRDRVEVARPLRVDPKLARRERFQRQGSRGAGLFANRRPGSKAGY from the coding sequence ATGGCTGACGCCGCGCTGCGCGTGACCGTGCTGCACTCGCCCGGGCCGCGCGAGGTGCGCGAACAGGCGCTCCGATTGCCCGCGGGCGCAACCGTGGCCGACGCGCTGCGTGCATGCGGCTTGGCGCCCGGCGAGGGCGAGGCGGTGGGGGTGTGGGGGCGCAAGGCCGGGGCCGACCAGCCGTTGCGCGACCGCGACCGGGTGGAGGTCGCTCGCCCGCTGCGGGTGGATCCCAAGCTGGCTCGGCGCGAACGGTTCCAGCGGCAGGGCAGCCGGGGCGCGGGGCTCTTCGCCAACCGGCGTCCGGGGTCCAAGGCGGGCTACTGA
- a CDS encoding COG4315 family predicted lipoprotein, with translation MNLSRPHLTLATLALAAGLGACSSMAADPAPARVADGALVGPNGMTLYTFDRDTAGSGKSACNGPCATNWPPLMAQAGAMNAGNWTVVTRDDGSKQWAYKGKPVYYWTKDTKAGDRTGEGFNNVWHVARP, from the coding sequence ATGAACCTGTCCCGCCCGCACCTCACCCTGGCCACCCTGGCACTGGCCGCCGGCCTGGGCGCCTGTTCCTCGATGGCCGCCGATCCGGCTCCGGCCCGCGTCGCCGATGGCGCGCTGGTGGGGCCGAACGGCATGACCCTGTACACCTTCGACCGCGACACGGCCGGCAGCGGCAAGTCGGCCTGCAACGGCCCGTGCGCCACCAACTGGCCGCCGCTGATGGCCCAGGCCGGTGCGATGAACGCCGGCAACTGGACCGTCGTCACCCGCGACGACGGCAGCAAGCAGTGGGCCTACAAGGGCAAGCCGGTCTACTACTGGACCAAGGACACCAAGGCCGGCGACCGCACCGGCGAGGGCTTCAACAACGTCTGGCACGTTGCCCGGCCCTGA
- a CDS encoding type II toxin-antitoxin system RatA family toxin, which yields MKSVHRSVLIWYSAEEMFTLVTDVEQYPKFLPWCDHAQVLEEDPHGMKAEIGIAFAGIRQSFTTRNAHVPGRHVGMKLVDGPFSNLDGRWNFHPVGNDGTRACKVELDLNYGFQSGTLAAVVGPVFDRIAGSLVDAFVKRAEHVYG from the coding sequence ATGAAATCCGTTCACCGCTCCGTGCTCATCTGGTATAGCGCGGAAGAGATGTTCACGTTGGTCACCGACGTCGAGCAGTACCCGAAATTCCTGCCCTGGTGCGACCATGCGCAGGTGCTGGAGGAGGACCCGCACGGCATGAAGGCCGAGATCGGCATCGCCTTCGCCGGCATCCGCCAGAGTTTCACCACCCGCAACGCCCACGTGCCGGGCCGCCACGTCGGCATGAAGCTGGTGGACGGGCCGTTCTCCAACCTGGACGGCCGCTGGAACTTCCATCCGGTCGGCAACGACGGCACCCGCGCCTGCAAGGTGGAACTGGACCTGAACTACGGCTTCCAGAGCGGCACGCTCGCCGCGGTGGTGGGGCCGGTGTTCGACCGCATCGCCGGCAGCCTGGTCGATGCCTTCGTCAAGCGCGCCGAGCACGTCTATGGCTGA
- the smpB gene encoding SsrA-binding protein SmpB, which yields MAHKQDGSARIAENKKAAFNYFFEERFEAGMVLEGWEVKALREGKVQLTDGYVVIRNGELYLIGCLINPLRTASTHVNAEAARTRKLLMHKDQIRRLIGKVEQKGYTLVPINLHWKGGRVKCEVALAKGKGEHDKRETIREREGKREIERVMKSRHR from the coding sequence ATGGCCCACAAGCAAGACGGCAGCGCGCGCATCGCCGAGAACAAGAAAGCCGCATTCAACTACTTCTTCGAAGAACGCTTCGAGGCCGGCATGGTGCTGGAAGGCTGGGAGGTCAAGGCACTGCGCGAGGGCAAGGTCCAGCTCACCGACGGCTACGTGGTGATCCGCAACGGCGAGCTGTATCTCATCGGCTGCCTGATCAACCCGCTGCGCACCGCCTCGACCCACGTCAACGCCGAGGCGGCGCGCACCCGCAAGCTGCTGATGCACAAGGACCAGATCCGCCGGCTGATTGGCAAGGTGGAGCAAAAAGGCTACACCCTGGTGCCGATCAACCTGCACTGGAAGGGCGGCCGCGTCAAATGCGAGGTGGCGCTGGCCAAGGGCAAGGGCGAGCACGACAAGCGCGAGACCATCCGCGAGCGCGAAGGCAAGCGCGAGATCGAGCGCGTCATGAAGAGCCGCCACCGCTAG
- a CDS encoding type II toxin-antitoxin system VapC family toxin, with translation MLVVDASAFASWAFPDEQGDRVSQALIRVMAEEESATSAAIFPIEALHAAGKALARGRFTPSVHQHVLRLLSRLPVALSPVRISPLEFWDWSQALGLTTYDAAYLKVAVDLRAPLVTMDRALWQACLKLDHPVITDLN, from the coding sequence ATGCTGGTCGTTGACGCGTCGGCCTTCGCGAGCTGGGCCTTTCCCGACGAGCAGGGCGACAGGGTGTCGCAGGCGCTGATCCGGGTGATGGCGGAAGAGGAGAGCGCGACCAGCGCCGCCATCTTTCCCATCGAGGCGCTGCATGCAGCAGGCAAGGCGCTGGCGCGAGGCCGGTTCACGCCCTCCGTGCACCAGCACGTACTCCGGTTGCTCAGCCGCCTGCCGGTGGCGCTTTCGCCCGTGCGGATCTCGCCGCTCGAGTTCTGGGACTGGTCCCAGGCTCTCGGGCTCACGACTTACGACGCGGCGTACCTGAAAGTCGCCGTGGACTTGCGAGCCCCGCTGGTCACGATGGACCGGGCGCTGTGGCAAGCGTGCCTGAAGCTGGACCACCCCGTCATCACCGATTTGAATTGA
- a CDS encoding DMT family transporter — protein MKLTHTRAVFLMVAVTLMWSIAGVVTRQLEHARSFEITFWRSFFTALSLLVILPFVQGRELFAKIRSGGAALWLSGLCWSVMFTAFMVALTLTSVANVLVTMAVGPLLTALVARAVIGHRIPARTWAAIAVAGAGIAWMYGAQLSGGQLAGTLVALCVPAAGAINWTVTQRSHAQGQDVDLVPAVLIGAVLSSAYTLPLALPFQASTHDIGWLALLGLVQLAIPCALAVACARVLKAPEISLLALLEVIFGILLAWVGAGEAPTQTVLAGGALVIGALVMNELIGWKQRA, from the coding sequence ATGAAGCTCACCCACACCCGCGCCGTGTTCCTGATGGTCGCCGTCACCCTGATGTGGTCCATCGCCGGCGTGGTCACCCGGCAGCTGGAGCACGCGCGCAGTTTCGAGATCACCTTCTGGCGCAGCTTCTTCACCGCGCTGTCGCTGCTGGTGATCCTGCCCTTCGTCCAGGGCCGCGAACTGTTCGCGAAGATCCGCTCGGGCGGCGCGGCGCTGTGGCTCTCGGGCCTGTGCTGGAGCGTGATGTTCACCGCCTTCATGGTGGCGCTGACGCTCACCAGCGTGGCCAACGTGCTGGTCACCATGGCGGTGGGACCGCTCCTGACGGCGCTGGTCGCACGCGCCGTCATCGGCCACCGCATCCCGGCGCGCACCTGGGCGGCGATCGCGGTGGCCGGCGCCGGCATCGCCTGGATGTACGGCGCCCAGCTGTCGGGCGGACAGCTCGCCGGCACGCTGGTCGCCTTGTGCGTGCCGGCGGCCGGCGCGATCAACTGGACCGTCACCCAGCGCTCGCACGCCCAGGGCCAGGACGTGGACCTGGTGCCCGCCGTGCTGATCGGCGCCGTGCTGTCCTCGGCCTATACGCTGCCGCTGGCCTTGCCGTTCCAGGCTTCGACGCACGACATCGGCTGGCTGGCGCTGCTGGGCCTGGTGCAGCTGGCGATCCCGTGCGCGCTGGCGGTGGCCTGCGCGCGCGTGCTCAAGGCGCCCGAGATCTCGCTGCTGGCCCTGCTGGAGGTGATCTTCGGGATCCTGCTGGCCTGGGTCGGAGCCGGCGAGGCGCCGACGCAGACCGTGCTGGCCGGCGGCGCCCTGGTGATCGGGGCGCTGGTGATGAATGAACTGATTGGATGGAAACAACGGGCATGA
- the guaB gene encoding IMP dehydrogenase, producing the protein MRLLGKALTFDDVLLVPAFSQVLPKDTSLATRLTRNISLNLPLVSAAMDTVTEARLAISMAQEGGIGIVHKNLTAQQQAAEVLRVKRYESGVVREPVVITPEHTVLQVLGLSEQVGFSAFPVVDGGKVVGIVTGRDLRFETRYDVPVSQIMTPRERLITVPEGTSPAEAKALLNKHKLERLLVVDEAFELKGLITVKDITKQTSFPNAARDASGRLRVGAAVGVGAGTEERVEALVKAGVDVIVVDTAHGHSKGVIERVRWVKQNYPGVDVIGGNIATGAAARALVEAGADAVKVGIGPGSICTTRIVAGVGVPQITAIDNVATALAGSGAPLIADGGIRYSGDIAKALAAGAHTVMMGSMFAGTEEAPGEIVLFQGRSYKSYRGMGSIGAMQQGSADRYFQEATTTNPNADKLVPEGIEGRVPYKGSLVSIVYQLAGGVRAAMGYCGCATIEDMRSKGEFVEITSAGMVESHVHDVHITKEAPNYRAD; encoded by the coding sequence ATGCGCCTTCTCGGCAAAGCGCTGACCTTCGACGATGTGTTGCTGGTCCCGGCGTTCTCCCAGGTCCTGCCCAAGGACACCTCCCTCGCGACCCGCCTCACGCGCAACATCTCCCTGAACCTGCCGCTGGTGTCCGCCGCGATGGACACCGTGACGGAGGCGCGGCTGGCCATTTCGATGGCACAGGAGGGCGGCATCGGCATCGTCCACAAGAACCTGACGGCGCAGCAGCAGGCCGCCGAGGTGCTGCGCGTCAAGCGCTACGAGTCGGGCGTGGTGCGCGAGCCGGTCGTCATCACCCCGGAGCACACCGTGCTGCAGGTGCTGGGCCTGTCGGAGCAGGTGGGCTTTTCGGCCTTCCCGGTGGTCGACGGCGGCAAGGTGGTGGGCATCGTGACCGGGCGCGACCTGCGCTTCGAGACCCGCTACGACGTGCCGGTCAGCCAGATCATGACCCCGCGCGAGCGCCTGATCACCGTGCCCGAAGGCACCAGCCCGGCCGAAGCCAAGGCCCTGCTGAACAAGCACAAGCTGGAACGGCTGCTGGTGGTCGACGAGGCCTTCGAGCTCAAGGGCCTGATCACCGTCAAGGACATCACCAAGCAGACCAGCTTCCCGAATGCGGCGCGCGACGCCTCGGGCCGCCTGCGCGTCGGGGCCGCCGTCGGCGTCGGCGCCGGCACGGAGGAGCGGGTCGAGGCGCTGGTCAAGGCCGGCGTGGACGTGATCGTGGTCGATACCGCCCACGGCCACAGCAAGGGCGTGATCGAGCGGGTGCGCTGGGTCAAGCAGAACTACCCCGGCGTGGACGTGATCGGCGGCAACATCGCCACCGGCGCCGCCGCGCGGGCGCTGGTCGAGGCGGGCGCCGATGCGGTGAAGGTGGGCATCGGCCCCGGCTCCATCTGCACCACCCGCATCGTGGCCGGCGTGGGCGTGCCGCAGATCACCGCCATCGACAACGTGGCCACGGCGCTGGCCGGCAGCGGCGCGCCGCTGATCGCCGACGGCGGCATCCGCTACTCGGGCGACATCGCCAAGGCGCTTGCCGCCGGTGCGCACACCGTGATGATGGGCAGCATGTTCGCCGGCACCGAGGAGGCGCCCGGCGAGATCGTGCTGTTCCAGGGCCGCAGCTACAAGAGCTACCGCGGCATGGGCTCGATCGGCGCCATGCAGCAGGGCAGCGCCGACCGCTACTTCCAGGAAGCCACCACCACCAACCCGAATGCCGACAAGCTGGTGCCCGAGGGCATCGAGGGCCGGGTGCCGTACAAGGGCTCGCTGGTGTCCATCGTCTACCAGCTCGCCGGAGGCGTGCGCGCCGCCATGGGCTACTGCGGCTGCGCCACCATCGAGGACATGCGCAGCAAGGGCGAATTCGTGGAGATCACCTCGGCCGGCATGGTCGAGAGCCACGTGCACGACGTGCACATCACCAAGGAAGCGCCGAACTACCGGGCGGATTGA